The Nitrospiraceae bacterium genome has a window encoding:
- a CDS encoding site-specific integrase, with translation MARAGGRDRGICQRKDRPGWWVRVYLHGRQRWFRCDTKSQAKALYGRLKAEHREGKFFDKPQAVPFREIAQDYLQAVDARRRRRGDDFARMNRWVSAFGDQDAATISPRQIEQVLAQLQLQGKQPATLVRHLTVLKAALNRAMRLGVLKQNPAVRVKAPKPNNVLVRYLTDDQETRLLHHLPPHYQAVVLCALNTGLRQGELLRLTWADVDWNVGVLTVNETKSGERRRVPMNSTVVGTLSEVKAARTPHPQDRIFPQTARCVRRAFERAVQAARLAPFRFHDLRHTFASRLAMQGANDRTLMALGGWKSPAMLSRYAHLSPTHLYQAVEGLTRLGTVTKTVTKRPANEEKTQKLLEDMVSRLGLEPRALALKDRSNRIYQWLDFAKVSPFFWQNQRFSWFLLIRWDYNSSSLCAHF, from the coding sequence ATGGCACGCGCAGGCGGACGGGATCGGGGGATTTGTCAGCGGAAAGACCGGCCAGGCTGGTGGGTCAGGGTCTACCTGCACGGGCGTCAGCGCTGGTTCAGGTGCGACACCAAATCCCAGGCGAAGGCCCTGTATGGACGACTGAAGGCGGAGCACCGTGAAGGCAAGTTTTTCGACAAGCCGCAGGCCGTCCCCTTTCGTGAGATCGCCCAGGACTATCTACAAGCGGTTGATGCGCGGCGGCGCCGCAGGGGGGATGATTTTGCCAGGATGAATCGCTGGGTGTCGGCGTTCGGGGACCAAGACGCGGCAACGATTTCTCCTCGTCAGATTGAACAAGTCCTCGCGCAACTCCAGCTGCAGGGGAAGCAACCCGCGACGCTGGTGCGACATCTCACGGTCCTCAAGGCGGCCTTGAATCGGGCCATGCGATTAGGGGTCTTGAAGCAGAACCCTGCGGTTCGGGTAAAAGCACCCAAACCCAATAACGTGTTGGTGCGGTATCTGACCGACGACCAAGAGACTCGTCTGCTGCATCACCTGCCTCCTCATTATCAGGCTGTGGTCCTGTGCGCGCTGAATACCGGACTCCGGCAGGGTGAACTCCTGCGACTGACCTGGGCTGATGTGGATTGGAATGTGGGCGTGTTGACTGTGAATGAAACCAAGTCAGGTGAACGTCGGAGGGTGCCGATGAACTCAACAGTCGTGGGGACGCTCAGCGAGGTAAAGGCGGCGAGGACTCCACACCCACAGGACCGGATCTTTCCTCAGACAGCACGCTGTGTCCGGCGCGCGTTTGAGCGCGCTGTGCAGGCGGCACGGCTCGCCCCATTCCGATTTCATGACCTCCGGCATACGTTCGCCTCCCGATTGGCGATGCAGGGAGCCAATGATCGAACGCTTATGGCCTTGGGCGGCTGGAAATCGCCCGCGATGCTGAGCCGCTATGCGCACCTCTCCCCCACGCATCTATATCAGGCCGTCGAGGGCCTCACTCGATTGGGAACTGTAACCAAAACCGTAACCAAGAGACCTGCAAACGAGGAAAAGACGCAGAAGCTATTGGAAGATATGGTGAGCCGCCTGGGACTCGAACCCAGGGCCCTCGCCTTAAAAGATCGATCAAATCGCATTTACCAGTGGCTTGATTTTGCGAAGGTTTCCCCGTTTTTCTGGCAAAAT